A DNA window from Peromyscus leucopus breed LL Stock chromosome 3, UCI_PerLeu_2.1, whole genome shotgun sequence contains the following coding sequences:
- the Nrip2 gene encoding nuclear receptor-interacting protein 2 isoform X3, with the protein MSTGQEARRDEGDSRRGQEASLRDRAHLSQQRRLKQATQFLHKDSADLLPLDSLKRLGTSKDLQPHSVIQRRLVEGNQRRLQGESPLVQTLIHGHDSSSRTSGTQVPALLVNCKCQDQMLRVAVDTGTQHNQISAGCLRRLGLGKRVPKAPGGDLAPGPPGQVEQLELELGQETVACSAQVVDVDSPEFCLGLQTLLSLKCCIDLDRGVLRLKAPLSELPFLPLYQEPGQ; encoded by the exons ATGAGCACCGGGCAGGAAGCCAGGCGAGACGAGGGAGACTCCAGGAGAGGCCAGGAAGCCTCGCTTCGGGACCGAGCCCACCTGAGCCAGCAGCGCCGGCTCAAGCAGGCCACCCAGTTCTTGCACAAGGACTCGGCTGACCTGCTGCCTCTGGACAGCCTCAAGAGGCTCGGCACCTCCAAGGACCTG cagccacacagcGTGATCCAAAGGCGCCTGGTGGAGGGAAACCAGAGGCGGCTTCAGGGCGAGTCTCCCCTGGTGCAGACACTGATCCACGGCcatgacagcagcagcaggaccagTGGGACACAGGTTCCAGCTCTTCTTGTCAACTGCAAG TGCCAGGACCAGATGCTTCGAGTGGCTGTGGACACAGGGACCCAGCATAATCAGATATCTGCTGGATGCCTCAGGCGCCTGGG GTTAGGGAAGAGGGTCCCAAAAGCCCCAGGTGGGGACCTGGCACCTGGGCCACCAGGTCAGGTGGAACAGCTGGAGTTAGAGCTGGGGCAGGAGACTGTGGCATGCTCGGCCCAGGTGGTGG ATGTGGACAGCCCTGAATTTTGCCTGGGACTGCAGACTCTGCTTTCCCTTAAG TGCTGCATTGACCTGGACCGTGGAGTGCTTCGGCTGAAAGCCCCCCTCTCGGAGctgcccttcctgcctctgtACCAAGAGCCTGGCCAGTGA
- the Nrip2 gene encoding nuclear receptor-interacting protein 2 isoform X2, which yields MSTGQEARRDEGDSRRGQEASLRDRAHLSQQRRLKQATQFLHKDSADLLPLDSLKRLGTSKDLQPHSVIQRRLVEGNQRRLQGESPLVQTLIHGHDSSSRTSGTQVPALLVNCKCQDQMLRVAVDTGTQHNQISAGCLRRLGLGKRVPKAPGGDLAPGPPGQVEQLELELGQETVACSAQVVDVDSPEFCLGLQTLLSLKVRHPCLGLTQNSRRGGQLKVEAPSRLSRKMERCETWNLLN from the exons ATGAGCACCGGGCAGGAAGCCAGGCGAGACGAGGGAGACTCCAGGAGAGGCCAGGAAGCCTCGCTTCGGGACCGAGCCCACCTGAGCCAGCAGCGCCGGCTCAAGCAGGCCACCCAGTTCTTGCACAAGGACTCGGCTGACCTGCTGCCTCTGGACAGCCTCAAGAGGCTCGGCACCTCCAAGGACCTG cagccacacagcGTGATCCAAAGGCGCCTGGTGGAGGGAAACCAGAGGCGGCTTCAGGGCGAGTCTCCCCTGGTGCAGACACTGATCCACGGCcatgacagcagcagcaggaccagTGGGACACAGGTTCCAGCTCTTCTTGTCAACTGCAAG TGCCAGGACCAGATGCTTCGAGTGGCTGTGGACACAGGGACCCAGCATAATCAGATATCTGCTGGATGCCTCAGGCGCCTGGG GTTAGGGAAGAGGGTCCCAAAAGCCCCAGGTGGGGACCTGGCACCTGGGCCACCAGGTCAGGTGGAACAGCTGGAGTTAGAGCTGGGGCAGGAGACTGTGGCATGCTCGGCCCAGGTGGTGG ATGTGGACAGCCCTGAATTTTGCCTGGGACTGCAGACTCTGCTTTCCCTTAAGGTAAGGCACCCATGCTTGGGCCTGACCCAAAATTCTAGGAGAGGTGGACAGCTCAAGGTGGAGGCCCCAAGTAGGCTGTCGAGGAAGATGGAGAGGTGTGAAACTTGGAACTTGCTCAATTAG
- the Nrip2 gene encoding nuclear receptor-interacting protein 2 isoform X1 codes for MSTGQEARRDEGDSRRGQEASLRDRAHLSQQRRLKQATQFLHKDSADLLPLDSLKRLGTSKDLQPHSVIQRRLVEGNQRRLQGESPLVQTLIHGHDSSSRTSGTQVPALLVNCKCQDQMLRVAVDTGTQHNQISAGCLRRLGLGKRVPKAPGGDLAPGPPGQVEQLELELGQETVACSAQVVGKSSSLSPLLHGTRVEAFSLSAHSPKTLRLSASLLFSTLGWTGKERVSAQRRPSVRDATSFSNGSCRCGQP; via the exons ATGAGCACCGGGCAGGAAGCCAGGCGAGACGAGGGAGACTCCAGGAGAGGCCAGGAAGCCTCGCTTCGGGACCGAGCCCACCTGAGCCAGCAGCGCCGGCTCAAGCAGGCCACCCAGTTCTTGCACAAGGACTCGGCTGACCTGCTGCCTCTGGACAGCCTCAAGAGGCTCGGCACCTCCAAGGACCTG cagccacacagcGTGATCCAAAGGCGCCTGGTGGAGGGAAACCAGAGGCGGCTTCAGGGCGAGTCTCCCCTGGTGCAGACACTGATCCACGGCcatgacagcagcagcaggaccagTGGGACACAGGTTCCAGCTCTTCTTGTCAACTGCAAG TGCCAGGACCAGATGCTTCGAGTGGCTGTGGACACAGGGACCCAGCATAATCAGATATCTGCTGGATGCCTCAGGCGCCTGGG GTTAGGGAAGAGGGTCCCAAAAGCCCCAGGTGGGGACCTGGCACCTGGGCCACCAGGTCAGGTGGAACAGCTGGAGTTAGAGCTGGGGCAGGAGACTGTGGCATGCTCGGCCCAGGTGGTGGGTAAGTCCTCCAGCCTCTCACCTCTTCTGCATGGGACAAGGGTAGAGGCTTTCAGCCTGTCAGCACACAGTCCCAAGACGCTCAGATTATCAGCCTCTCTGCTGTTCTCAACTTTGGGGTggactgggaaggaaagggtgagTGCTCAGAGGAGGCCATCAGTCAGAGATGCAACCTCATTTTCCAACGGTTCCTGCAGATGTGGACAGCCCTGA
- the Tex52 gene encoding testis-expressed protein 52, with translation MASSWKRSPQRPSVKDVSHVREPFLQMVHARESFPTYQTWTQREFLLPNKAEELPGFTQQPYHKLALKQPPYTDMKSKVHHQALYPWKDAAQHSWGFHAWLDVGRLPATFPTRPDKPYDSNVWRSLTYSDAHRLPAAAIPPPSWMGPHSFLTFISATPIFVDTNRKNQVILRTVRELKEVEKLKLRSEQRAPPLDAHGNILPPPNFKKSRFISTGGRLEPWGHQILPNPLPNNFSRSWPCPNPQPHYQEKVLKLARLPTVPLSKDLVKDYQALIEDRVARPLHYLSKARPAKTSEESWK, from the exons ATGGCCAGCAGCTGGAAAAGATCACCCCAAAGGCCATCCGTGAAAGATGTATCTCATGTCAGGGAGCCTTTCCTGCAG ATGGTCCACGCCAGAGAATCCTTCCCCACCTACCAGACTTGGACTCAGCGTGAGTTCCTCCTGCCTAACAAGGCAGAGGAGTTGccaggcttcacccagcaaccctaccacaagCTGGCCCTGAAGCAGCCACCGTACACAGACATGAAGTCTAAAGTTCATCACCAGGCGCTCTATCCTTGGAAGGACGCAGCCCAGCACAGCTGGGGCTTTCACGCATGGCTTGATGTGGGACGTCTGCCTGCCACCTTCCCCACCAGGCCAGACAAACCCTACGACAGCAATGTCTGGCGCAGCTTGACTTACTCCGATGCCCACCGCCTCCCAGCTGCTGCCATCCCTCCGCCCTCCTGGATGGGCCCCCACAGCTTCCTGACCTTCATCAGTGCCACCCCCATCTTCGTGGACACGAACAGGAAGAACCAAGTGATTCTGAGAACAGTGAGAGAGCTGAAGGAGGTGGAGAAACTCAAGCTGAGAAGTGAACAAAGGGCCCCTCCACTTGATGCCCACGGCAATATTCTGCCCCCACCAAACTTCAAGAA GTCCCGGTTCATATCTACTGGTGGAAGGCTTGAGCCTTGGGGCCACCAGATCCTCCCCAACCCACTTCCCAATAACTTCAGCAGGAGCTGGCCCTGTCCAAATCCTCAGCCTCATTACCAGGAAAAGGTCCTGAAACTGGCTCGGCTGCCCACTGTGCCCCTGAGCAAAGACCTTGTGAAAGACTACCAAGCCCTGATAGAGGACCGGGTTGCCAGGCCCCTCCACTACCTGTCCAAGGCAAGACCTGCCAAAACATCAGAGGAAAGTTGGAAATGA